A region from the Geobacter benzoatilyticus genome encodes:
- a CDS encoding response regulator transcription factor → MNDEKPHILLVEDEIHLARGICFNLEMDGYRVSHVESGEEALERLAYDRFALIILDVMLPGMDGFAVCERIRSMDSRVPVLILTARSDEGARITGLKSGADDYLTKPFNLNEFLLRVGGMLRRSSWYRPEPVEEAYRFGDNEVFLLSYHARTAQGEIDLTELEVKMLSLFFQREGEAISRGDILENVWGYKSDTETRTLDNFIVRLRKYFEPNPAKPIYFHTVRGLGYRFSRKGGEGAK, encoded by the coding sequence ATGAACGACGAAAAACCCCACATCCTGCTGGTGGAAGACGAGATTCACCTGGCTCGGGGCATCTGCTTCAACCTCGAAATGGACGGATATCGCGTAAGCCATGTGGAAAGCGGCGAAGAAGCCCTGGAGCGGCTTGCCTATGACCGCTTCGCTCTCATCATTCTCGATGTGATGCTTCCGGGAATGGATGGTTTTGCCGTCTGCGAACGGATCAGGTCCATGGACAGCCGGGTGCCGGTACTGATACTGACTGCCCGGTCCGACGAAGGAGCACGGATCACGGGACTGAAGAGCGGCGCCGATGACTACCTCACCAAGCCCTTCAACCTGAACGAGTTTTTGCTGAGGGTCGGCGGGATGCTGCGGCGCTCGTCCTGGTATCGCCCCGAGCCAGTGGAGGAAGCGTACCGTTTCGGCGACAACGAGGTATTTCTCCTGTCCTATCATGCCCGCACCGCCCAGGGAGAGATCGACCTCACGGAACTTGAGGTTAAGATGCTATCCCTTTTCTTCCAGCGGGAGGGGGAGGCCATCAGCCGCGGCGACATCCTGGAGAATGTCTGGGGATACAAATCCGACACTGAAACCAGAACTCTGGACAACTTCATCGTGCGGCTGCGGAAATACTTCGAGCCGAACCCCGCCAAGCCGATATATTTCCATACAGTTAGGGGATTGGGATACCGGTTCAGCAGGAAAGGCGGCGAGGGAGCGAAGTAG
- the rpoN gene encoding RNA polymerase factor sigma-54 has protein sequence MAIEMRQQMKLTQQLVMTPQLQQAIKLLQLSRLELQDLVRQEMEENPVLEETLELEEPREQEQLEQSEKEEAPSGEDTGFQEVKAGEETLRDTDWDSYLEGYNFSAGEQYYDDEERPSYENILTRKGTLVDHLMWQLSLARISDAEAEIGAEIIGNIDEDGYLRATVEEIARSRGVEDVVVEACLKKIQEFDPMGVGARDLRECLLIQVAQLDMGGSVVEGILKDHLHDLEARKYKQIAKALGVDINDILMGARIIAGLDPKPGRIYGSDDVHYISADIFVYKIGEDYVVMLNDEGLPNLRISPFYSGDAKSAGQVDEKAEEYINDKVRSAMWLIKSIHQRQRTIYKVAKSIAKFQRDFLDKGIEYLRPLVLRDVAEDIGMHESTISRVTTSKYMQTPQGLFEMKYFFNSGISTGEGDFIASESVKNKIKEIVEAEDPRKPYSDQRIADLLSASSINIARRTVTKYREMMRIGSSSERKRHF, from the coding sequence ATGGCCATTGAAATGCGTCAACAGATGAAACTGACCCAGCAACTGGTGATGACTCCCCAGTTGCAGCAGGCCATCAAGCTTCTTCAGCTCTCGCGGTTGGAGCTTCAGGATCTTGTCCGTCAGGAGATGGAGGAGAATCCTGTGCTCGAAGAGACCCTGGAGCTTGAGGAGCCCCGGGAGCAGGAACAGCTGGAGCAGTCCGAAAAGGAAGAGGCACCTTCCGGCGAGGATACGGGGTTCCAGGAGGTGAAGGCGGGGGAGGAAACCCTGCGCGACACCGATTGGGACAGTTACCTCGAAGGGTATAATTTCAGCGCTGGCGAGCAGTATTACGATGACGAGGAGCGCCCCTCCTACGAAAATATCCTTACCCGCAAGGGTACCCTGGTCGATCATCTCATGTGGCAGCTGAGCCTTGCCCGGATTTCCGATGCGGAAGCGGAAATCGGTGCCGAGATTATCGGTAATATCGACGAAGATGGCTATCTCCGGGCCACTGTTGAGGAGATTGCACGGTCACGGGGTGTAGAGGATGTCGTTGTCGAGGCATGCCTCAAGAAGATACAGGAGTTCGACCCGATGGGGGTCGGTGCCAGGGACCTCCGGGAGTGTCTTCTCATTCAGGTTGCCCAGCTTGACATGGGGGGGAGCGTTGTGGAGGGGATACTCAAAGACCATCTCCATGATCTGGAAGCCCGCAAGTACAAGCAGATCGCCAAGGCCCTCGGGGTGGACATCAACGATATCCTCATGGGGGCGCGCATCATTGCCGGGCTTGACCCCAAACCGGGTCGTATCTATGGTTCCGATGACGTCCACTACATTTCCGCCGACATCTTCGTCTACAAGATTGGAGAGGACTATGTCGTAATGCTGAACGACGAAGGGCTCCCCAATCTTCGTATCAGCCCCTTTTACTCTGGAGATGCCAAGTCAGCCGGCCAGGTGGATGAAAAAGCTGAAGAATACATTAATGACAAGGTCCGTTCGGCCATGTGGCTCATCAAGAGCATTCATCAGCGGCAGCGGACCATCTACAAGGTGGCCAAGAGCATTGCCAAGTTCCAGCGGGACTTCCTCGACAAGGGAATAGAATATCTCAGGCCGCTGGTGCTCCGTGACGTGGCCGAAGATATCGGCATGCACGAGTCCACCATCAGCCGTGTTACAACCAGCAAATACATGCAGACACCCCAAGGGCTTTTCGAGATGAAGTACTTCTTCAATAGTGGTATTTCCACCGGCGAGGGTGACTTTATCGCCTCGGAGAGTGTCAAGAACAAGATCAAGGAAATAGTCGAAGCCGAAGACCCGCGCAAGCCATATAGCGACCAGCGCATTGCCGATCTCCTGTCTGCCAGCAGCATTAACATTGCCCGACGTACCGTTACCAAATACCGGGAGATGATGAGAATCGGCTCGTCATCGGAGCGCAAGCGGCATTTCTGA
- a CDS encoding sensor histidine kinase, which produces MKWLKKLINPLMALIGIQVVWGLLVFFWISWFVGRHKEFRQLAERYRPELLARGFDWAVLVEGLVLLVIILAGVYVIFIYWRRQSKLNLEQQDFISQATHELKSPLASIKLHLETIRLRKPPADKLERFLDTMLVDIDRLDNLTSNILMVAKIEQRRRASLYPVVDFSALVTRYMEHQRNNLPEGGSVILDIEKGISAAIDVEGMETVLRNLFENAILYSVGAPEIRVALKREGNRCVLSFQDNGKGIDRKDLKHIFRKFYRIRSSGEAIRGTGLGLWIVKSVVREHGGTVTAESEGPGKGTVFTISLPLPRHKGVTR; this is translated from the coding sequence ATGAAATGGCTGAAAAAACTCATAAACCCGCTCATGGCCCTGATCGGAATTCAGGTCGTATGGGGGTTGCTGGTCTTTTTCTGGATCAGCTGGTTCGTGGGGCGTCACAAGGAGTTCCGTCAACTGGCCGAACGCTACCGACCCGAACTGCTGGCGCGGGGCTTCGACTGGGCTGTGCTCGTGGAAGGGCTGGTGCTTCTCGTCATCATCCTGGCGGGAGTCTATGTCATTTTCATTTACTGGCGCCGCCAGTCTAAACTGAATCTGGAGCAGCAGGACTTCATCTCCCAGGCGACCCACGAACTCAAATCACCGTTGGCTTCCATCAAGCTCCACCTGGAGACAATCCGGCTCCGCAAGCCCCCCGCCGACAAGCTGGAGCGTTTCCTGGACACCATGCTCGTGGACATAGACCGGCTCGACAACCTTACCAGCAATATTCTGATGGTCGCCAAGATTGAACAGCGGCGTCGGGCCTCCCTCTACCCGGTGGTGGACTTCTCGGCCCTGGTGACCCGTTACATGGAGCATCAGCGCAACAACCTGCCCGAAGGTGGAAGCGTCATCCTCGACATCGAGAAGGGAATTTCCGCGGCAATCGATGTGGAGGGGATGGAGACGGTACTGCGCAACCTGTTCGAGAATGCAATCCTCTACAGCGTCGGGGCTCCGGAAATCCGCGTCGCCCTGAAGCGGGAGGGGAACCGCTGCGTTCTCTCCTTCCAGGACAACGGCAAAGGAATCGACCGCAAGGACCTCAAGCATATTTTCCGGAAGTTTTACCGGATTCGCAGCAGCGGCGAAGCGATCCGGGGAACCGGCCTCGGCCTCTGGATCGTCAAGTCAGTGGTCAGGGAACACGGCGGGACCGTAACTGCCGAAAGCGAGGGGCCCGGGAAGGGAACCGTCTTCACCATCAGCCTCCCCCTCCCCCGCCACAAAGGGGTTACCCGATGA
- the lptB gene encoding LPS export ABC transporter ATP-binding protein, whose product MTGKSADTVLRAQGLRKGFGKRIVVNGVDLRVSTGEVVGLLGPNGAGKTTTFYMVVGLCRPDGGQVFLGDEEITALPMYQRARMGISYLPQEPSVFRKLTVEENILSVLETMDFSPAERRERASELIGEFKIAHIAKSKGYALSGGERRRVEIARALATDPMFILLDEPFAGIDPLAVIDIQAIITDLKSRGIGILISDHNVRETLGVCDNAYIMSSGEVIEYGDPVKIAESKKAREIYLGDKFRL is encoded by the coding sequence ATGACGGGCAAAAGCGCTGATACTGTTCTGCGGGCACAGGGACTCCGGAAGGGTTTCGGCAAGCGCATAGTTGTAAACGGCGTCGATCTGAGGGTTTCGACGGGCGAGGTCGTGGGGCTTCTGGGGCCCAACGGCGCCGGCAAGACCACTACGTTCTATATGGTTGTGGGGCTTTGCCGCCCTGACGGAGGCCAGGTGTTCCTCGGCGACGAGGAGATTACCGCGCTTCCCATGTATCAGCGTGCGCGCATGGGAATCAGTTATCTCCCCCAGGAACCTTCTGTCTTCCGCAAGCTTACTGTTGAGGAGAACATCCTGTCAGTTCTGGAAACCATGGACTTTTCCCCGGCTGAGCGGCGTGAGCGGGCTTCAGAGCTCATCGGCGAGTTCAAGATTGCCCATATCGCGAAGAGCAAGGGGTATGCCCTTTCCGGAGGAGAGCGCCGCCGGGTCGAGATTGCCCGGGCTCTGGCGACCGATCCCATGTTTATCCTTCTCGACGAACCCTTTGCGGGGATTGATCCCCTTGCAGTAATTGATATTCAGGCGATTATCACCGATTTGAAATCGAGAGGAATAGGAATTCTGATTTCCGACCACAACGTCAGAGAGACGCTTGGCGTGTGCGATAACGCCTATATTATGAGCTCAGGTGAGGTCATTGAATATGGCGATCCGGTGAAAATCGCCGAAAGCAAAAAGGCCCGCGAAATCTACCTGGGCGATAAATTCAGACTGTAA
- a CDS encoding PTS sugar transporter subunit IIA, giving the protein MIGLVLVTHAGFAEELLSGAEMIVGPIERAEAVGIRPGDPADDIMTRIAEAVKRVSEDGALIMTDMFGGTPSNMSLSFLETDRIEVLTGVNLPMVIKFASDRDRGTVADLATSLKEYGRESIAVAGDYLK; this is encoded by the coding sequence ATGATTGGATTGGTGTTAGTTACCCACGCCGGTTTCGCCGAGGAACTTTTAAGTGGAGCCGAAATGATCGTGGGACCCATTGAACGTGCAGAAGCAGTAGGTATCCGTCCGGGAGACCCTGCCGATGACATCATGACTCGTATTGCCGAGGCCGTTAAGCGCGTTTCAGAGGATGGTGCGCTCATAATGACCGACATGTTCGGCGGCACTCCATCCAATATGAGCCTATCATTTCTTGAAACTGACCGGATTGAGGTGTTGACCGGCGTGAACCTTCCGATGGTGATAAAGTTCGCTTCGGACAGGGATCGGGGAACCGTTGCCGATCTGGCCACATCCCTCAAGGAATACGGCCGCGAGAGTATCGCCGTGGCCGGAGACTATCTGAAATAA
- the hprK gene encoding HPr(Ser) kinase/phosphatase — translation MNTISLSIEDLLNDSEYGLDLSLIAGGGGVEHRVFSSRIQKPGLALTGYTDHLHPDRVQVLGNTEISYLRQLHEELATIFIDKFCEYPISCIIITKGLDPPQFLKDAAEREAIPLMVTPLQSSTFISLITKFLEERLLPMTHIHGVLVDVLGVGVLLLGKSGIGKSECALDLVIRGHRLVADDVVFVKKKMPAALVGQAAEAIQYHIEIRGLGVLNIKNLFGVSSIREKKIIDMVIELVDWDPEHEYDRLGLDDEFYTILDIEIPYIKIPVRPGRNLTSIIEVAARNHLLKGMGYHSAREFQEKLMTRMEVRPRGNEVE, via the coding sequence TTGAATACCATCAGCCTCTCAATAGAAGACCTCCTCAATGATTCGGAGTATGGTCTCGACCTGTCCCTCATTGCGGGTGGGGGAGGGGTCGAGCACCGAGTATTCAGTTCGCGTATCCAAAAACCCGGCCTTGCCCTCACCGGATATACCGATCACCTTCATCCGGACCGGGTCCAGGTGCTGGGGAACACTGAAATTTCCTATTTGCGACAGCTCCATGAGGAACTTGCCACAATATTCATCGACAAGTTCTGCGAGTATCCCATTTCCTGCATCATCATCACCAAGGGGCTGGACCCGCCCCAGTTCCTCAAGGATGCGGCCGAACGTGAAGCGATCCCGCTCATGGTGACCCCGCTTCAATCATCAACGTTCATCTCGCTCATCACGAAGTTCCTGGAGGAGCGGCTCCTGCCGATGACCCACATCCATGGCGTCCTCGTGGATGTCCTCGGTGTCGGGGTTCTCCTGCTGGGCAAGAGCGGCATCGGCAAAAGCGAGTGCGCCCTCGACCTGGTCATTCGGGGGCACCGTCTTGTGGCCGATGACGTGGTGTTTGTTAAGAAAAAAATGCCTGCCGCCCTTGTGGGGCAGGCGGCTGAGGCTATCCAGTATCATATCGAGATACGGGGGCTCGGGGTTCTCAATATCAAGAACCTGTTCGGTGTGTCGTCCATTCGCGAGAAGAAGATTATCGATATGGTGATCGAGCTGGTTGACTGGGACCCGGAACATGAATACGACCGCCTTGGCCTGGATGACGAGTTCTACACGATCCTCGATATCGAGATTCCTTACATCAAGATTCCAGTTCGGCCGGGACGCAACCTCACCTCAATAATCGAGGTGGCGGCCCGCAACCATCTCCTCAAGGGGATGGGATACCATTCGGCCCGGGAGTTCCAGGAGAAGCTCATGACGAGAATGGAAGTCCGCCCCCGGGGCAATGAGGTGGAGTGA
- the lptA gene encoding lipopolysaccharide transport periplasmic protein LptA, whose amino-acid sequence MMRIFTVMLMLLASLAVANAAPLLKGDRQGQPVTIKSNELSSDSKSRTATFSGKVVARQGDLTIYSDKLVVHYKEEGGDLDKVVATGNVRIVQGDRLATAREAVYQSVEQKIVLTGDPKVIQGDNTVTGKVITYFVDEERSIVTGGPDTRVEAVITPKEKVKNDGQKR is encoded by the coding sequence ATGATGCGAATCTTCACGGTTATGCTTATGCTGCTGGCATCACTGGCAGTTGCCAACGCTGCGCCGCTGCTGAAAGGGGACCGGCAGGGACAGCCGGTGACCATAAAATCCAATGAACTCTCCAGTGACAGTAAAAGCAGAACTGCCACGTTCAGCGGCAAAGTTGTCGCCCGTCAGGGTGATTTGACCATTTATTCCGACAAGCTTGTCGTCCACTATAAAGAAGAAGGTGGCGATCTCGACAAGGTGGTGGCGACGGGGAACGTTCGCATCGTCCAGGGAGACCGCCTTGCTACGGCACGTGAAGCTGTCTATCAGAGTGTCGAGCAAAAGATTGTCCTTACCGGTGATCCCAAGGTGATTCAGGGCGATAATACCGTAACCGGCAAGGTCATCACCTATTTTGTGGACGAAGAAAGAAGTATTGTGACCGGCGGCCCCGATACACGGGTCGAGGCAGTCATTACGCCTAAGGAAAAGGTGAAGAATGACGGGCAAAAGCGCTGA
- the metK gene encoding methionine adenosyltransferase has protein sequence MEMKDYIFTSESVSEGHPDKVADQVSDSILDAILTQDPKARVACETMVTTGMAVIAGEITTSAVVDYPKIVRETIREIGYNDSAMGFDWETCAVLVSIDKQSPDISQGVTEGEGMFKEQGAGDQGLMFGYACTETPELMPMSITYAHKLTQRLAEVRKNGVLDFLRPDSKSQVSIEYVNDKPVRVDTVVISSQHTPEVSYETIKEGIIKEVVKKIIPADLMDERTRLLINPTGRFVIGGPMGDCGLTGRKIIVDSYGGHGAHGGGAFSGKDPSKVDRSAAYMGRYVAKNLVAAGLCEKCEVQVAYAIGVAEPVSVMVDTAGTGKIPSSRMAEIVREVFDLRPRAIIEQLDLLRPIYRKTAAYGHFGRELPEFTWERTDKVDIIRQKAGI, from the coding sequence ATGGAGATGAAGGACTATATTTTTACTTCCGAATCGGTTTCAGAAGGGCATCCCGATAAAGTTGCGGATCAAGTGTCGGATTCCATTCTCGATGCTATTCTTACCCAGGATCCCAAGGCTCGCGTTGCTTGCGAAACCATGGTAACCACCGGCATGGCGGTAATTGCCGGCGAGATAACCACGAGTGCCGTGGTGGATTACCCCAAGATTGTGCGCGAGACCATTCGCGAGATTGGCTACAATGATTCGGCCATGGGATTCGACTGGGAAACTTGCGCCGTTCTCGTTTCCATCGACAAGCAGTCCCCCGATATCTCCCAGGGAGTTACCGAAGGGGAGGGGATGTTCAAGGAGCAGGGTGCCGGGGACCAGGGGCTCATGTTCGGTTATGCCTGCACCGAAACCCCGGAACTCATGCCGATGTCCATCACCTATGCCCACAAGCTGACCCAACGGCTGGCGGAAGTGCGTAAAAATGGCGTTCTTGACTTCCTTCGTCCCGATTCGAAGTCACAGGTTTCCATAGAATATGTGAATGACAAGCCGGTGCGGGTGGATACGGTGGTCATCTCCTCCCAGCATACGCCGGAGGTTTCCTACGAGACCATCAAGGAAGGGATCATCAAGGAGGTCGTGAAGAAGATCATTCCGGCTGACCTCATGGACGAGCGGACCCGGCTCCTCATCAACCCCACGGGCCGGTTCGTCATCGGCGGGCCCATGGGCGACTGCGGCCTGACCGGGCGGAAAATCATCGTTGACAGCTACGGCGGCCATGGCGCCCATGGCGGCGGTGCTTTCTCCGGCAAGGATCCCTCGAAGGTGGATCGTTCCGCCGCTTACATGGGGCGTTATGTGGCCAAAAACCTGGTGGCTGCCGGGCTTTGCGAGAAGTGCGAAGTGCAGGTGGCCTATGCAATCGGCGTGGCCGAGCCGGTATCGGTCATGGTTGACACTGCCGGCACCGGCAAAATCCCGTCGAGCCGTATGGCCGAGATAGTGCGCGAGGTTTTCGATCTGCGTCCCCGCGCCATCATCGAGCAGCTCGACCTGCTCCGTCCCATCTATCGGAAGACTGCCGCCTATGGCCACTTTGGCCGGGAACTCCCCGAGTTCACCTGGGAGCGGACCGACAAGGTTGACATAATTCGCCAGAAGGCAGGTATCTAG
- the hpf gene encoding ribosome hibernation-promoting factor, HPF/YfiA family — protein sequence MQITTTFRHMEQSEALKSYAAEKLERVKKYIDEPITAQVFLTVEKIRHMAEVTLTAKGVTIKAAEETNDMYAAIDAVIDKIERQLRRYKERLKDHKPAADNRSLEVQKSVFTAESIDQQQEPVIVRSKTITIKPMSVEEAVMQMDLLHKDFLVFTDSATEVINVVYRRKDGNYGLIEPAPK from the coding sequence ATGCAAATTACCACGACATTCAGGCACATGGAGCAGAGCGAAGCCCTGAAAAGCTACGCTGCCGAGAAACTGGAGAGGGTTAAGAAATATATTGACGAACCCATCACCGCCCAAGTCTTCCTCACCGTTGAGAAAATTCGTCATATGGCCGAGGTTACCCTTACCGCCAAGGGTGTTACCATCAAGGCTGCCGAGGAAACCAACGACATGTATGCGGCCATCGACGCCGTGATCGACAAAATCGAGCGCCAGCTTCGGCGCTACAAAGAGCGCCTCAAGGACCACAAGCCGGCAGCCGACAACCGTTCACTCGAAGTGCAGAAGAGCGTGTTCACGGCCGAGAGCATCGACCAGCAGCAGGAGCCGGTAATTGTCCGGAGCAAGACCATAACGATCAAGCCGATGTCGGTCGAGGAGGCTGTCATGCAAATGGACCTCCTCCACAAGGATTTCCTTGTTTTCACCGATTCCGCCACTGAAGTGATCAATGTTGTCTATCGCCGCAAAGACGGCAATTACGGCCTGATCGAGCCGGCACCCAAATAG
- the ptsP gene encoding phosphoenolpyruvate--protein phosphotransferase has protein sequence MDSARNDTRIFRGIEASSGIAIGTARITDRNRVAVTEVTIGEDEVAQECSRFLAALQDARQELLAVKEHLAATRGPEHLYVVDTHLLILDDSMLTRGTLDLIAGERINAEAALKRNLQKFKEFFVDIEDEYLRERAGDVEIVVERIMRAMVGKRQESIASIDGGKIVIVAHDLSPTDILQIDKNKVIAFITDMGGRTSHTAILARALEIPAVVGLETITGEDIDGLPIIIDGTDGTVVVNPDAETFRDYLQRKQRYDYLEQEFLKLRDLPPETTDGHRVCLMGNVEFAEEIPTLKGHGGEGVGLYRTEMLYMNRRGLPDEEEQYLAYAAIAEKMAPLPVTIRTLDVGGDKLATDLHLEDEMNPAMGLRAIRLSLRKPEVFKTQLRAILRAGARGKVRIFFPMISGVEEVRTAKAILEEAKRELSAEGIPFDEAMEVGIMIEVPSAVVIADILALEVDFFSVGTNDLIQYSLAIDRTNEHLAHLYQPLHPAVLRSLRMVVEAAHAAGIRACMCGEMAGEARYLPILLGLGFDELSMTGVSIPRVKKVLRRAARADAELLVAKALTFSSAAEVEAYLSSEISARFSESFD, from the coding sequence ATGGATTCGGCGAGGAATGATACGCGGATTTTCCGCGGCATAGAAGCATCTTCAGGGATCGCGATCGGAACTGCGCGCATCACCGACCGTAACCGCGTAGCGGTTACCGAGGTTACGATCGGAGAGGATGAGGTGGCACAGGAATGTTCGCGTTTCCTTGCCGCGCTTCAGGATGCCCGCCAGGAACTTCTTGCCGTTAAAGAGCATCTTGCCGCAACTCGCGGCCCCGAACACCTCTATGTTGTAGACACCCACCTGTTGATCCTAGACGACAGCATGCTTACCCGCGGCACCCTCGACCTGATCGCAGGGGAGCGGATTAATGCCGAGGCGGCACTCAAGCGTAACCTCCAGAAATTCAAAGAATTCTTTGTTGATATTGAAGACGAGTACCTGCGCGAACGGGCTGGTGATGTGGAAATCGTCGTCGAGCGGATTATGCGGGCGATGGTTGGCAAGCGTCAGGAAAGCATCGCTTCAATCGATGGAGGCAAGATCGTCATCGTCGCCCACGACCTTTCGCCCACTGATATTCTCCAGATAGACAAAAACAAGGTAATCGCCTTCATTACGGATATGGGGGGAAGGACTTCACACACGGCCATCCTGGCCAGAGCCCTTGAAATTCCTGCTGTGGTAGGCCTCGAAACGATTACCGGCGAGGACATTGACGGATTGCCGATCATCATAGACGGCACCGACGGCACCGTGGTCGTCAATCCCGATGCGGAGACCTTCCGCGATTACCTCCAGCGCAAGCAGCGGTATGACTATTTGGAGCAGGAGTTCCTCAAGCTTCGGGACCTCCCCCCCGAGACCACCGACGGTCATCGGGTTTGTCTCATGGGAAACGTCGAGTTTGCCGAGGAAATCCCGACGCTCAAGGGACATGGCGGTGAAGGGGTCGGGCTTTACCGCACCGAAATGCTCTACATGAACCGCAGGGGGCTTCCCGACGAGGAGGAGCAGTACTTGGCCTATGCCGCCATTGCGGAAAAAATGGCTCCCCTGCCGGTTACCATCCGAACCCTTGATGTGGGGGGCGACAAGCTCGCCACCGATCTTCATCTGGAGGATGAGATGAACCCGGCCATGGGGTTGCGGGCAATCCGTCTTTCTCTCCGCAAACCCGAGGTGTTCAAAACCCAGTTGCGGGCTATTCTGAGGGCCGGCGCCCGGGGCAAGGTCCGGATATTCTTCCCGATGATTTCCGGGGTCGAGGAGGTGCGCACCGCCAAGGCCATTCTGGAAGAGGCAAAGCGCGAGCTTAGCGCTGAAGGGATTCCCTTCGATGAAGCCATGGAAGTCGGCATCATGATCGAGGTCCCCTCGGCGGTCGTCATTGCCGACATCCTTGCCCTGGAAGTGGATTTCTTCAGCGTCGGCACCAATGATCTCATCCAGTACTCCCTGGCCATCGATCGCACCAATGAGCATCTGGCCCACCTCTATCAGCCGCTGCACCCGGCCGTTCTCCGCTCACTCCGCATGGTGGTCGAAGCGGCCCATGCCGCCGGCATCCGTGCCTGCATGTGCGGCGAGATGGCCGGCGAGGCGCGTTATCTTCCTATTCTCCTTGGCCTTGGGTTCGATGAACTTTCAATGACCGGTGTCTCGATTCCGCGTGTAAAGAAAGTTCTGCGCCGTGCCGCCAGGGCCGACGCGGAGCTTCTTGTGGCAAAGGCGCTCACTTTCTCCAGCGCGGCGGAAGTGGAAGCCTACCTTAGCAGTGAGATTTCTGCACGGTTTTCCGAGAGTTTTGACTGA
- a CDS encoding HPr family phosphocarrier protein, with product MQVQEFSIVNKLGLHARASALFVKTASRFRSDIKIEREGVQVNGKSIMGIMMLAAAKGTVIKVTIDGEDEAEAMAALGDLITNGFGEE from the coding sequence ATGCAAGTTCAGGAATTCAGCATTGTCAACAAGCTAGGTCTCCATGCCAGGGCTTCGGCCCTTTTTGTCAAGACGGCAAGCCGCTTCCGTTCCGATATAAAGATCGAGCGTGAAGGAGTGCAGGTAAACGGCAAGAGCATCATGGGAATAATGATGCTTGCCGCTGCCAAGGGAACGGTTATCAAAGTCACGATAGATGGTGAGGATGAGGCGGAAGCAATGGCCGCCCTCGGTGATCTCATAACCAATGGATTCGGCGAGGAATGA
- the rapZ gene encoding RNase adapter RapZ — translation MRVLVISGLSGSGKSTAVRVLEDEGFFCIDNLPVQLFPTIIDLVQKSQETVPGVALVMDIRGRDFLKGFEKIFHEIDDAGHTIEIIFFDATDEVLIRRFSETRRRHPALDSGSVPEGIRYEREQLAGLRRLATLVIDTSELNVHQLKEMVLVRVKGVAGTGRMTINLQSFGYRYGIPLESDLVMDVRFLPNPHFVPELRPFTGLDSRVRDFVLDKPETGQFLAKFEDLLDYLLPAYKREGKSYLTISIGCTGGRHRSVALVEELHQFFARNGISVKVSHRDMDKG, via the coding sequence ATGCGCGTTCTGGTTATCTCCGGCCTCTCCGGTTCCGGCAAATCCACAGCGGTGCGAGTTCTTGAGGACGAGGGGTTCTTTTGCATCGATAATCTTCCGGTGCAGCTCTTCCCCACCATCATCGATCTGGTCCAGAAGTCCCAGGAAACGGTGCCGGGCGTGGCTCTCGTCATGGATATCCGAGGGAGGGATTTTCTCAAGGGCTTCGAAAAGATATTTCACGAGATAGATGATGCCGGGCATACCATCGAGATAATCTTTTTCGATGCAACCGATGAAGTGCTGATTCGGCGCTTCTCCGAGACCCGGCGTCGCCACCCGGCCCTGGACAGTGGTTCGGTGCCCGAAGGAATCCGCTACGAGCGCGAGCAACTGGCGGGACTCCGGCGACTTGCCACGCTTGTAATCGACACGTCCGAGCTGAACGTTCACCAGCTCAAGGAGATGGTGCTGGTTCGTGTCAAGGGAGTGGCCGGTACGGGAAGGATGACGATTAATCTCCAGTCGTTCGGCTATCGTTACGGGATTCCGCTGGAGTCGGATTTGGTCATGGATGTCCGCTTTCTTCCCAATCCCCACTTTGTGCCGGAACTCAGACCCTTCACTGGGCTTGATTCCCGCGTAAGGGATTTCGTTCTGGATAAACCGGAGACCGGTCAGTTCCTGGCCAAGTTCGAGGATTTGCTTGATTATCTTCTGCCCGCTTACAAGCGGGAGGGGAAATCGTACCTGACTATTTCAATCGGCTGCACCGGAGGCCGGCACAGGTCGGTTGCGCTTGTGGAAGAGCTCCACCAGTTTTTTGCCCGCAACGGTATTTCCGTAAAGGTGAGCCATAGGGACATGGATAAAGGATAA